Proteins co-encoded in one Streptomyces sp. JH34 genomic window:
- a CDS encoding sulfurtransferase has translation MKPIITESEYLSESAGPRPPVLLDVRWQLGGPNGRADYEAGHIPGAVYVDLDSELARPAGTGGRHPLPDPEDFGAVMRRAGVGRRTPVVVHDGGQGWAAARAWWLLRWTGHLDVRVLDGGLSAWTGALSTDIPKPEEGDFEPQPGAMGLLDADGAAELARSGLLLDARAAERYRGDVEPVDRVGGHIPGAVSAPTTQNVDEGGYFLPAGSLASRFTALGADGTTEVGVYCGSGVSGAHEVLALELAGHRAALYAGSWSEWSSDESRPVATGPEPA, from the coding sequence ATGAAGCCCATCATCACCGAATCCGAATACCTGAGCGAGTCGGCGGGGCCGCGCCCGCCGGTGCTCCTGGACGTCCGCTGGCAGCTCGGCGGGCCGAACGGCCGCGCCGACTACGAGGCCGGTCACATCCCCGGTGCGGTGTACGTCGATCTCGACTCCGAGCTCGCCCGCCCGGCCGGCACCGGCGGTCGGCACCCCCTGCCGGACCCGGAGGACTTCGGAGCCGTCATGCGGCGGGCCGGCGTCGGACGCAGGACCCCCGTGGTCGTCCACGACGGCGGCCAGGGCTGGGCGGCCGCCCGCGCGTGGTGGCTGCTGCGCTGGACCGGGCATCTCGACGTCCGGGTGCTGGACGGCGGCCTCTCCGCGTGGACGGGTGCGCTCTCCACCGACATCCCGAAGCCCGAAGAGGGCGACTTCGAGCCGCAGCCGGGCGCGATGGGCCTCCTGGATGCGGACGGCGCCGCGGAGCTCGCCCGCTCCGGACTGCTGCTCGACGCCCGGGCCGCCGAGCGGTACCGGGGGGACGTGGAGCCAGTCGACCGCGTCGGCGGCCACATCCCGGGAGCGGTGTCCGCCCCGACCACGCAGAACGTCGACGAGGGCGGGTACTTCCTGCCCGCAGGCTCGCTCGCCTCCCGCTTCACGGCACTGGGCGCCGACGGCACCACGGAGGTCGGCGTCTACTGCGGCTCCGGCGTCTCGGGTGCCCACGAGGTGCTGGCGCTGGAGCTCGCCGGACACCGGGCCGCCCTCTACGCGGGGTCCTGGTCGGAATGGTCCTCCGACGAGTCCCGGCCCGTGGCCACGGGTCCGGAGCCCGCCTGA
- a CDS encoding bifunctional GNAT family N-acetyltransferase/acetate--CoA ligase family protein, producing MESTPEQSPHHAYPDHWEADVVLRDGGTARIRPITTDDAERLVSFYEQVSDESKYYRFFAPYPRLSARDVHRFTHHDYVDRVGLAVTIGGEFIATVRFDRIDDRGRPASAPADEAEVAFLVQDAHQGRGVASALLEHIAAVARERGIRRFAAEVLPANNKMIKVFRDAGFTQQRSFEDGSVHLTLDLEPTAESLAVQRAREQRAEARSVQRLLAPGSVAVIGVGRAPGGVGRTVLRNLLGSGFTGRAYAVNTSFAEGLTEVEGVPAHRSVGGIGEQVDLAVVAVPADRVPEVVADCGEHGVQGLVVLSAGYAERGTEGRERQRELVRQARSYGMRIIGPNAFGIINTSDAVRLNASLAPESPEPGRIGLFTQSGAIGIALLSGLHRRGAGLSAFISAGNRADVSGNDFLQYWYEDQGTDVALLYLESLGNPRKFTRLARRTAAVKPVVVVKGARHSGTNPPGHAVPVSRIPDATVSALMRQAGVIRVDTVTEMVDVGLLLAGQPLPDGPRVAILGNSESLGLLTYDACLAEGLRPRPPRDLTTEASPQDFRRALAEALADRTCDAVVVTAIPWVGENGEALTGEGEVLAAALREAAATGPAKPVAVVHVEMGGLAQALAAATSTAGRAATRPGPRPTAPDPRARTSTPAGATTPAGPAGGAGTTDGAAPTGGTGSSAGRIPAYPAAERAVRALAEVVKYAQWRRHAAAPGKVPEFLDETIDEHGTAGLIETLLGPDPDPRGRPLTHDEARELLARYGVTVRPALPAPDPEAAVAAAAKLGCPVALKTTAPHLRHRADLGGVRLDLVDENALRRAYDELTELLGTPAELRPVVQAMAPRGVDTVVRASIDAAAGAVLSFGLAGAPSELLGDTAHRLVPVTDRDAAELIRSIRAAPVLFGWRGAAPADTAALEELLLRVSRLVDDHPEVVSVALEPVVVATQGLTVLGASVRLAPPPARSDLGPRRLPSY from the coding sequence ATGGAGTCCACTCCCGAGCAGAGTCCGCATCACGCGTACCCCGATCACTGGGAGGCGGACGTGGTGCTCCGCGACGGCGGCACCGCGCGCATCAGGCCCATCACCACGGACGACGCCGAGCGGCTGGTCAGCTTCTACGAGCAGGTGTCCGACGAGTCGAAGTACTACCGCTTCTTCGCCCCGTATCCACGTCTCTCCGCCCGGGACGTGCACCGCTTCACCCATCACGACTACGTCGACCGGGTGGGACTGGCCGTCACGATCGGCGGCGAGTTCATCGCCACCGTCCGCTTCGACCGGATCGACGACCGGGGCAGGCCCGCCTCCGCCCCCGCGGACGAGGCGGAGGTCGCCTTCCTCGTACAGGACGCCCACCAGGGCCGCGGCGTGGCGTCGGCCCTCCTCGAACACATCGCCGCGGTTGCCAGGGAGCGGGGCATCCGCAGGTTCGCCGCCGAGGTGCTGCCCGCCAACAACAAGATGATCAAGGTGTTCCGGGACGCCGGGTTCACCCAGCAGCGCAGCTTCGAGGACGGGTCCGTCCACCTCACCCTCGACCTGGAACCCACGGCCGAGTCGCTCGCCGTCCAGCGGGCCCGCGAACAGCGTGCCGAAGCGCGTTCGGTCCAGCGCCTGCTGGCCCCCGGGTCCGTCGCGGTCATCGGCGTCGGCCGAGCGCCCGGTGGCGTCGGCCGGACCGTGCTGCGCAATCTCCTCGGCTCCGGCTTCACCGGACGCGCCTACGCGGTGAACACGTCGTTCGCCGAGGGCCTCACCGAGGTCGAGGGTGTGCCCGCCCACCGCTCCGTGGGCGGGATAGGGGAGCAGGTCGATCTCGCGGTCGTCGCCGTCCCTGCTGACCGGGTCCCCGAGGTCGTCGCCGACTGCGGGGAACACGGGGTCCAGGGACTCGTCGTCCTCTCCGCCGGATACGCCGAGCGCGGCACGGAAGGGCGGGAGCGCCAGCGGGAACTGGTCCGGCAGGCACGCTCGTACGGCATGCGCATCATCGGCCCGAACGCCTTCGGCATCATCAACACCTCCGACGCGGTCCGCCTGAACGCCTCCCTCGCCCCCGAGTCGCCCGAGCCCGGGCGCATCGGCCTCTTCACCCAGTCCGGCGCCATCGGGATCGCCCTCCTGTCCGGTCTCCACCGCAGGGGCGCCGGGCTGTCCGCCTTCATCTCCGCGGGCAACCGGGCAGACGTGTCAGGCAACGACTTCCTGCAGTACTGGTACGAGGACCAGGGCACCGACGTCGCCCTGCTGTACCTCGAATCACTCGGTAATCCCCGCAAGTTCACCCGGCTCGCCCGGCGGACAGCGGCCGTGAAGCCCGTGGTCGTGGTGAAGGGGGCCCGGCACAGCGGGACCAATCCGCCGGGCCACGCCGTACCGGTGAGCCGCATCCCCGACGCCACGGTCTCCGCGCTGATGCGCCAGGCGGGCGTGATCCGCGTCGACACCGTGACGGAGATGGTCGACGTCGGTCTGCTCCTCGCCGGCCAGCCACTGCCGGACGGTCCGCGCGTGGCGATCCTGGGCAACTCGGAGTCGCTCGGCCTCCTCACCTACGACGCCTGCCTGGCGGAAGGTCTGCGTCCGCGCCCGCCCCGCGACCTCACCACGGAGGCGAGCCCGCAGGACTTCCGGCGCGCGCTGGCCGAGGCGCTCGCCGACCGGACGTGTGATGCCGTGGTCGTGACGGCGATCCCCTGGGTCGGCGAGAACGGCGAAGCGCTGACCGGAGAGGGCGAGGTCCTGGCGGCCGCGCTGCGCGAGGCGGCGGCCACCGGTCCCGCGAAGCCGGTGGCGGTGGTGCACGTGGAGATGGGCGGCCTGGCCCAGGCCCTCGCCGCCGCCACGAGCACGGCCGGCCGAGCGGCCACCCGGCCCGGGCCGCGGCCGACCGCTCCGGACCCGCGGGCTCGGACCTCCACCCCGGCCGGGGCCACGACGCCGGCCGGGCCCGCAGGGGGAGCGGGTACCACCGACGGAGCGGCCCCCACCGGCGGAACCGGGTCCTCCGCGGGGCGGATCCCCGCCTACCCGGCCGCCGAGCGGGCCGTCCGCGCGCTCGCCGAAGTGGTGAAGTACGCCCAGTGGCGGCGCCACGCGGCGGCCCCCGGCAAGGTGCCCGAGTTCCTGGACGAGACCATCGACGAGCACGGCACCGCGGGGCTCATCGAGACGCTCCTCGGCCCGGACCCCGACCCCCGTGGCCGTCCGCTCACCCACGACGAGGCACGGGAACTGCTCGCCCGCTACGGAGTGACGGTACGGCCGGCGCTCCCCGCACCCGATCCCGAGGCGGCCGTCGCAGCCGCCGCGAAGCTCGGCTGTCCGGTGGCCCTCAAGACCACCGCACCCCATCTGCGGCATCGCGCCGACCTCGGCGGTGTCCGGCTCGACCTCGTCGACGAGAACGCCCTGCGCCGGGCGTACGACGAGCTGACCGAGCTGCTCGGCACGCCCGCCGAACTCCGGCCCGTCGTCCAGGCCATGGCCCCCAGGGGCGTCGACACCGTCGTCAGGGCGTCCATCGACGCGGCCGCCGGTGCCGTCCTCTCCTTCGGCCTCGCCGGCGCGCCCTCCGAGCTGCTGGGTGACACGGCCCACCGCCTGGTACCCGTCACCGACCGTGACGCCGCCGAGCTGATCCGTTCCATCAGAGCGGCTCCGGTGCTGTTCGGCTGGCGCGGCGCCGCTCCGGCGGACACCGCGGCACTGGAAGAACTGCTCCTGCGGGTGTCCCGGCTGGTCGACGACCACCCCGAGGTGGTCTCGGTCGCCCTGGAACCCGTCGTCGTGGCCACGCAGGGCCTGACGGTCCTCGGGGCGAGCGTCCGGCTGGCCCCGCCGCCGGCCCGCAGCGATCTGGGCCCCCGCCGGCTCCCCAGCTACTGA
- a CDS encoding thymidine kinase, translating into MPELVFFSGTMDCGKSTLALQIGHNRSARGLQGVIFTRDDRAGEGKLSSRLGLVTEAVEAAPGMDLYGYLVNRMSQGDKVDHVIVDEAQFLAPEQIDQLARVVDELGLDVFAFGITTDFRTKLFPGSQRLIELADRLETLQVEAMCWCGARATHNARTVGGVMVVEGEQVVVGDVDRPAADIGYEVLCRRHHRRRMTSAASHAGALSPDVLPVNHG; encoded by the coding sequence ATGCCCGAGCTCGTGTTCTTCTCCGGAACGATGGATTGCGGAAAGAGCACGCTGGCTCTCCAGATCGGCCACAACCGGTCGGCGCGCGGTCTGCAAGGTGTGATCTTCACGCGGGACGACCGGGCGGGGGAGGGGAAGCTGTCGTCGCGGCTCGGTCTGGTGACGGAGGCGGTCGAGGCCGCCCCGGGGATGGACCTGTACGGCTACCTCGTGAACCGGATGTCGCAGGGCGACAAGGTCGACCACGTGATCGTGGACGAGGCCCAGTTCCTCGCCCCCGAGCAGATAGACCAACTGGCCCGTGTCGTCGACGAACTCGGCCTCGACGTCTTCGCCTTCGGCATCACCACGGACTTCCGCACCAAGCTCTTCCCCGGCTCGCAGCGTCTGATCGAGCTGGCCGACCGCCTGGAGACGCTCCAGGTCGAGGCGATGTGCTGGTGCGGCGCCCGTGCCACGCACAACGCCCGGACGGTGGGCGGGGTCATGGTGGTCGAGGGGGAGCAGGTCGTGGTCGGTGACGTGGACCGGCCGGCCGCGGACATCGGCTACGAGGTCCTCTGCCGCCGCCACCACCGCCGCCGCATGACGAGCGCCGCATCCCACGCGGGCGCGCTGTCACCGGACGTGCTGCCGGTCAACCACGGCTGA
- a CDS encoding pitrilysin family protein, producing the protein MEYHPQPTAGEARPWAFPAPERGTLPNGLTVLRCHRPGQQIVAVEIFLDAPLDAEPEGLDGVATIMARALSEGTDKRSAEEYAAELERCGATLDAHADHPGLRVSLEVPVSRLAKALGLVAESLRAPAFAESEIERLVGNRLDEIPHEQANPARRAAKQLSKELFPATARMSRPRLGTEETVRRIDAAAVRAFYDAHVRPSTATAVVVGDLTGVDLDALLADTVGDWSGNAGQARPVPPITADDTGRVVIVDRPGAVQTQLLIGRIGADRHDSVWPAQVLGTYCLGGTLTSRLDRVLREEKGYTYGVRAFGQVLRSTAPGSSSGAAGAAMLAISGSVDTESTGPALDDLWKVLRTLASEGLTDAERETAVQNLVGVAPLKYETAASVAGTLADQVEQHLPDDYQAELYARLAGTGTVEATAAVVSAFPVDRLVTVLVGDAAQIAEPVRALGIGEVSVVSG; encoded by the coding sequence ATGGAGTACCACCCGCAGCCGACCGCCGGCGAGGCCCGCCCCTGGGCCTTCCCCGCGCCCGAGCGCGGCACCCTGCCCAACGGGCTGACCGTGCTGCGCTGTCACCGGCCGGGCCAGCAGATCGTCGCCGTGGAGATCTTCCTCGACGCCCCGCTGGACGCCGAGCCGGAGGGCCTGGACGGTGTGGCCACGATCATGGCGCGCGCACTGTCCGAGGGCACGGACAAGCGCTCCGCGGAGGAGTACGCCGCCGAGCTGGAGCGGTGCGGCGCCACGCTGGACGCCCACGCGGACCACCCGGGCCTCCGCGTCTCCCTGGAGGTCCCGGTCTCCCGGCTGGCCAAGGCCCTCGGCCTGGTGGCCGAGTCCCTGCGCGCCCCGGCCTTCGCGGAGAGCGAGATCGAGCGGCTCGTGGGCAACCGGCTCGACGAGATCCCGCACGAGCAGGCCAACCCGGCCCGCCGGGCCGCCAAGCAGCTCTCCAAGGAGCTCTTCCCCGCCACGGCGCGGATGTCCCGTCCACGCCTGGGCACGGAGGAGACGGTCCGCCGGATCGACGCCGCCGCCGTACGCGCCTTCTACGACGCCCATGTCCGCCCGTCCACCGCCACGGCGGTCGTCGTCGGCGACCTCACCGGGGTGGACCTGGACGCGTTGCTCGCCGACACCGTCGGGGACTGGTCGGGCAACGCCGGCCAGGCCAGGCCCGTCCCCCCGATCACCGCGGACGACACCGGCCGCGTGGTCATCGTGGACCGTCCCGGGGCCGTGCAGACGCAGTTGCTGATCGGCCGCATCGGCGCGGACCGGCACGACAGCGTGTGGCCCGCCCAGGTCCTCGGCACGTACTGCCTGGGCGGCACCCTGACGTCCCGGCTGGACCGGGTGCTGCGCGAGGAGAAGGGCTACACCTACGGTGTCCGGGCCTTCGGACAGGTGCTGCGCTCGACGGCACCGGGGTCCTCGTCCGGGGCGGCCGGCGCCGCGATGCTCGCCATCAGCGGCTCCGTCGACACGGAGTCCACCGGTCCCGCGCTCGACGACCTGTGGAAGGTCCTGCGCACCCTGGCGTCCGAGGGCCTCACCGACGCCGAACGTGAGACGGCCGTCCAGAACCTCGTGGGCGTCGCCCCGCTGAAGTACGAGACGGCGGCCTCCGTCGCGGGGACGCTCGCCGACCAGGTGGAGCAGCACCTGCCGGACGACTACCAGGCCGAGCTGTACGCCCGCCTGGCCGGGACCGGCACGGTCGAGGCGACCGCCGCCGTGGTCAGCGCGTTCCCCGTCGACCGGCTCGTCACCGTCCTCGTCGGGGACGCCGCGCAGATCGCGGAGCCCGTCAGGGCGCTGGGTATCGGCGAGGTGTCGGTCGTCAGCGGCTGA
- a CDS encoding nucleotide pyrophosphatase/phosphodiesterase family protein: MVQPAWQDPVLLAPEAAPAPEYGTGSLADLLPTLVAGQGVPGFEAAIPELAPADRNCVFLIDGLGWEQIKAHPDEAPFLHALLPTSRGGTGRPITSGFPSTTATSLASVGTGLAPGEHGLPGYTARNPETGALMNQLRWKPWTALKAWQPYPTVFQLADAAGVRTAQVSAPGFEQTPLTKVALSGGSFLGRLTGEDRMDLAAERLAAGDRSLVYTYYSEVDGQGHRYGVDSDAWRGQLMYVDGLARRLAEQLPPRSALYITADHGMIDIPFDEESRIDFDEDWELSAGVALLGGEGRARHVYAVPGAQADVLTVWREVLGEQFWVASRDEAIAAGWFGPRIDERVYGRIGDVVAAAHDDVVITASVNEPHESAMVGMHGSLTPVEQLVPLLEVRS; the protein is encoded by the coding sequence ATGGTCCAGCCCGCCTGGCAGGACCCCGTCCTGCTCGCACCCGAGGCCGCGCCCGCACCCGAGTACGGCACCGGCTCCCTCGCGGACCTGCTGCCGACCCTCGTCGCGGGGCAGGGCGTACCCGGCTTCGAGGCGGCGATCCCGGAGCTCGCCCCCGCCGACCGGAACTGCGTCTTCCTGATCGACGGGCTCGGCTGGGAGCAGATCAAGGCCCACCCGGACGAGGCGCCCTTCCTGCACGCGCTGCTCCCCACCTCCCGGGGCGGCACGGGCCGGCCGATCACCTCGGGCTTCCCGTCGACCACGGCGACCTCGCTCGCCTCGGTCGGTACGGGCCTGGCCCCGGGCGAGCACGGGCTCCCCGGCTACACGGCGCGCAACCCGGAGACGGGCGCGCTCATGAACCAGCTCCGCTGGAAGCCGTGGACCGCGCTCAAGGCCTGGCAGCCGTACCCGACCGTCTTCCAGCTGGCCGACGCCGCCGGGGTACGCACGGCACAGGTATCCGCCCCCGGCTTCGAGCAGACCCCCCTGACCAAGGTCGCGCTCAGTGGCGGCTCCTTCCTCGGCCGGCTCACCGGCGAGGACCGGATGGACCTCGCCGCGGAGCGGCTCGCCGCCGGCGACCGGTCGCTCGTCTACACCTACTACAGCGAGGTCGACGGCCAGGGCCACCGCTACGGCGTCGACTCCGACGCCTGGCGGGGCCAGCTGATGTACGTCGACGGGCTCGCCCGGCGCCTCGCCGAGCAACTGCCGCCCCGTTCGGCGCTGTACATCACCGCCGACCACGGCATGATCGACATCCCGTTCGACGAGGAGTCCCGTATCGACTTCGACGAGGACTGGGAGCTGAGCGCCGGAGTCGCCCTGCTGGGCGGCGAAGGGCGCGCCCGCCACGTGTACGCGGTCCCCGGTGCCCAGGCGGACGTGCTGACCGTGTGGCGCGAGGTGCTCGGCGAGCAGTTCTGGGTGGCGAGCCGAGACGAGGCCATCGCGGCGGGCTGGTTCGGCCCGAGGATCGACGAGCGGGTGTACGGCAGGATCGGCGACGTGGTGGCGGCCGCCCACGACGACGTGGTGATCACCGCTTCCGTCAACGAGCCCCACGAGTCCGCGATGGTGGGCATGCACGGTTCGCTGACGCCCGTGGAACAGCTGGTCCCGCTCCTCGAAGTACGCTCGTAG
- a CDS encoding HPr family phosphocarrier protein — protein sequence MAERRVNVGWAEGLHARPASIFVRAATASGVPVTISKADGNPVNAASMLAVLGLGAQGGEEIVLASEADDAEVALDRLAKLVAEGLEELPETV from the coding sequence ATGGCTGAGCGCCGCGTCAACGTCGGTTGGGCCGAGGGCCTGCACGCCCGCCCCGCTTCCATCTTCGTCCGTGCCGCCACGGCCTCCGGCGTCCCCGTGACGATCTCCAAGGCCGACGGCAACCCGGTCAACGCCGCGTCGATGCTCGCGGTGCTCGGCCTGGGCGCCCAGGGTGGCGAGGAGATCGTCCTCGCGTCCGAGGCGGACGACGCCGAGGTCGCCCTGGACCGCCTGGCGAAGCTGGTCGCCGAGGGGCTCGAGGAGCTTCCGGAGACCGTCTGA
- a CDS encoding DUF5998 family protein, protein MAKTGTTTQGLRAAIERSGYYPALVAEAVEAAVGGEPVASYLVHQETTFDSNEVRRHVTVLVLTDTRFIVSHTDEQAADTSSPTPYATTSTESVKLDRISSVVVSRVVANPEKYVPGTLPREVVLTIGWGAVSRIDLEPAACGDPNCEADHGYTGSSTADDLSLRVSEAGDGPDTVRQTLAFAQSLSEATAATAPTAR, encoded by the coding sequence ATGGCAAAGACCGGTACGACGACCCAGGGGCTGCGCGCGGCGATCGAGCGCAGCGGCTACTACCCGGCCCTCGTGGCCGAGGCGGTGGAGGCCGCCGTCGGCGGGGAGCCGGTCGCTTCGTACCTGGTGCACCAGGAGACCACCTTCGACTCCAACGAGGTCCGCCGCCACGTCACGGTCCTCGTCCTGACGGACACCCGCTTCATCGTGAGCCACACCGACGAGCAGGCAGCCGACACGAGTTCCCCCACGCCGTACGCCACGACGTCCACCGAGTCGGTCAAGCTGGACCGGATCTCGTCCGTCGTGGTCAGCCGCGTGGTCGCCAACCCCGAGAAGTACGTGCCCGGCACGCTGCCCCGCGAGGTCGTCCTGACCATCGGCTGGGGTGCCGTCTCCCGCATCGACCTCGAGCCCGCGGCCTGCGGCGACCCCAACTGCGAGGCCGACCACGGCTACACCGGCAGTTCCACCGCCGACGACCTGAGCCTCCGCGTCAGCGAGGCGGGGGACGGTCCGGACACGGTGCGCCAGACCCTCGCCTTCGCCCAGTCCCTCTCCGAGGCCACGGCCGCGACAGCGCCGACCGCCCGCTGA
- a CDS encoding VOC family protein has protein sequence MTEAATRRTPGAPCWVSLIVHGLTATQDFYSRLFGWEFRPGPEQLGPYVRALLDGKEVAGIGQLPPGRHLPIAWTTYLATEDADATAEAIRSCGGTVAVGPLDAGDAGRLLLASDPGGAVFGAWQAAEHLGTALAGTPGTPVWNELVTRETASVAKFYQAVFGFEIEAVVSADFDYQTLHLQGRPVAALHGVGHGLPRDRGPHWMTYFQVADTDEAAARVVELGGHVLQPPREATSGRLATVADPEGAVFTIVRPPGS, from the coding sequence ATGACCGAGGCTGCCACCCGGCGCACGCCCGGAGCACCGTGCTGGGTGAGTCTGATCGTGCACGGCCTGACCGCGACCCAGGATTTCTACAGCCGGCTGTTCGGCTGGGAGTTCCGGCCGGGCCCCGAACAGCTGGGGCCGTACGTCCGGGCGCTCCTCGACGGCAAGGAGGTCGCGGGCATCGGGCAGCTCCCGCCCGGCCGGCACCTCCCGATCGCCTGGACGACCTATCTGGCCACGGAGGACGCGGACGCGACGGCGGAGGCGATCCGCTCCTGCGGCGGGACGGTGGCCGTCGGCCCTCTCGACGCCGGGGACGCCGGACGCCTGCTTCTGGCGTCCGATCCCGGCGGCGCCGTCTTCGGGGCCTGGCAGGCCGCCGAGCACCTCGGCACTGCCCTCGCCGGCACACCGGGCACCCCGGTGTGGAACGAGTTGGTGACCCGGGAGACCGCGTCGGTCGCCAAGTTCTACCAGGCGGTGTTCGGATTCGAGATCGAGGCGGTGGTCTCGGCCGACTTCGACTACCAGACGCTCCACCTCCAGGGCCGTCCCGTGGCCGCCCTGCACGGTGTGGGACACGGCCTGCCGCGCGACCGGGGCCCGCACTGGATGACCTACTTCCAGGTCGCCGACACCGACGAGGCGGCGGCACGCGTGGTGGAGCTGGGCGGACACGTCCTCCAGCCGCCGCGAGAGGCCACCAGCGGCCGGCTGGCCACGGTGGCGGACCCGGAGGGCGCCGTCTTCACGATCGTGCGCCCACCGGGGAGTTGA
- a CDS encoding GntR family transcriptional regulator, with amino-acid sequence MRIPAHSVCTAIRDDIVSGVFERGSRLTEEVLARRYGVSRVPVREALRTLESEGFVVTRRHAGACVAEPTEQEAADLLEIRMFLEPLGAARAAQRRTEAHLKVLRGLVRLGQERVRRGEGEDLRSLGGWFHETLAQASGSPALIALLTQLRHKIAWMYAVEQPVRPADSWAEHGALVDAVARRDAERARTLAAQHAERATSAHRLRRADRPARVRTSQHPVNIAGVRH; translated from the coding sequence ATGCGCATTCCAGCGCATTCGGTATGCACGGCAATCCGTGACGACATCGTCTCCGGTGTCTTCGAGCGGGGCAGCCGCCTCACCGAAGAGGTGCTCGCGCGTCGGTACGGCGTCTCCCGCGTCCCCGTGCGCGAGGCGCTGCGCACCCTGGAGTCCGAGGGGTTCGTCGTCACCCGGCGGCACGCCGGTGCGTGTGTCGCCGAGCCCACGGAGCAGGAGGCCGCGGACCTCCTGGAGATCCGCATGTTCCTGGAGCCCCTCGGCGCCGCACGAGCCGCGCAGCGCCGCACCGAGGCGCATCTCAAGGTGCTCCGTGGCCTGGTCAGGCTGGGGCAGGAGCGCGTTCGCAGGGGTGAGGGGGAGGATCTGCGTTCGCTGGGCGGCTGGTTCCACGAGACGCTGGCGCAGGCATCGGGCAGCCCCGCGCTGATCGCCCTGCTGACCCAGCTCCGGCACAAGATCGCCTGGATGTACGCCGTCGAGCAGCCTGTCCGCCCCGCCGATTCGTGGGCCGAGCACGGCGCCCTCGTCGACGCCGTGGCGCGTCGCGATGCCGAGCGGGCCAGGACGCTCGCCGCCCAGCACGCCGAGCGGGCCACCTCCGCCCACCGACTGCGGCGCGCGGACCGCCCGGCCCGGGTGAGGACTTCGCAACACCCCGTAAACATCGCGGGAGTCCGCCATTAA
- a CDS encoding M23 family metallopeptidase, producing the protein MAFTRATGKHRAPSRLTRKSAKVAGIAALATTGVIGATASPALAADSEVAAGSTGLTQTVALDTTLAAQIEAQAKAQQHQADVAAKAAAEARAKAAAKAEAKRKAEARAKEAREEKARAARAAERARLNAFHLPVAGSHVTTGYQSGGALWSSGTHSGVDFQAASGSTVVAVGAGTVVEAGWGGAYGNNIVLKMKDGTYTQYGHLSSIGVSVGQSVGSGERIGVSGSTGNSTGPHLHFEARTGPEYGSDMDPVAYLRAHGVQV; encoded by the coding sequence ATGGCGTTCACCCGTGCCACCGGGAAGCACCGTGCCCCGAGCCGCCTGACGCGCAAGAGCGCCAAGGTCGCCGGCATCGCGGCCCTGGCCACCACCGGCGTCATCGGCGCCACGGCCTCCCCGGCCCTCGCCGCGGACTCCGAGGTCGCCGCCGGCAGCACCGGCCTCACCCAGACCGTCGCCCTCGACACCACCCTTGCCGCTCAGATCGAGGCCCAGGCGAAGGCCCAGCAGCACCAGGCCGACGTCGCCGCGAAGGCCGCCGCCGAAGCCAGGGCGAAGGCCGCCGCGAAGGCCGAGGCCAAGCGCAAGGCCGAGGCCCGCGCCAAGGAGGCCCGTGAGGAGAAGGCCCGTGCCGCCCGCGCCGCCGAGCGCGCCCGGCTGAACGCCTTCCACCTCCCGGTCGCCGGTTCCCACGTGACCACCGGCTACCAGTCCGGCGGCGCTCTCTGGTCCTCCGGCACCCACTCCGGCGTGGACTTCCAGGCCGCGTCCGGCAGCACCGTCGTCGCCGTCGGCGCCGGCACGGTCGTCGAGGCCGGCTGGGGCGGCGCGTACGGCAACAACATTGTGCTCAAGATGAAGGACGGCACGTACACCCAGTACGGCCACCTCTCCTCGATCGGCGTCTCCGTCGGTCAGAGCGTCGGCTCGGGCGAGCGGATAGGTGTTTCCGGCTCCACCGGCAACTCCACCGGCCCGCACCTGCACTTCGAGGCCCGCACCGGCCCCGAATACGGCTCGGACATGGACCCCGTCGCCTACCTCCGTGCCCACGGCGTCCAGGTCTGA